In Spirosoma aureum, a single genomic region encodes these proteins:
- the obgE gene encoding GTPase ObgE, whose amino-acid sequence MASSNFIDYVKINCRSGAGGAGSVHFRREKHTPKGGPDGGDGGRGGHIILKGNAQLWTLLHLKYRKHVKAENGTAGEGGRRSGAQGQDVILEVPLGTIARNPDTGKQLAEITEDGQEIILFPGGRGGLGNDHFKSATQQAPDYAQPGEAGLEEWVVLELKLLADVGLVGFPNAGKSTLLSVLSAARPEIADYPFTTLVPNLGVVAYRDYKSFVMADIPGIIEGASQGKGLGLRFLRHIERNSVLLFVIPANSDDIRQEYNTLLNELREYNPELMDKDRLLAISKIDLVDQSDIARIKETLPKKLPVTFISAVSQLGLDELKDSIWQRLTANPEPAE is encoded by the coding sequence ATGGCTTCATCCAATTTTATTGACTACGTAAAAATAAACTGTCGTTCGGGCGCGGGCGGAGCTGGATCTGTTCACTTCCGACGCGAAAAGCATACCCCTAAAGGTGGCCCTGATGGCGGTGATGGTGGTCGGGGAGGCCATATTATTTTAAAAGGAAACGCTCAACTCTGGACGCTGCTTCACTTAAAATACCGCAAACACGTCAAAGCAGAGAACGGAACAGCCGGTGAAGGAGGCCGACGGAGCGGTGCGCAGGGGCAGGACGTTATTTTAGAAGTACCACTGGGAACTATTGCCCGGAATCCCGATACAGGCAAGCAATTAGCTGAAATTACAGAAGACGGCCAAGAAATCATTCTGTTTCCTGGCGGCAGAGGTGGCTTAGGCAACGACCATTTTAAATCAGCCACCCAGCAGGCACCTGATTATGCTCAACCAGGAGAAGCAGGCCTTGAAGAATGGGTTGTTCTGGAATTAAAACTTCTGGCCGATGTTGGCCTGGTTGGCTTTCCTAATGCTGGTAAGTCCACGCTGTTATCTGTATTATCGGCAGCCCGGCCCGAAATTGCTGATTACCCCTTTACAACCCTTGTACCTAATTTAGGTGTCGTAGCGTATAGAGATTATAAATCGTTCGTAATGGCCGATATTCCGGGCATTATAGAAGGAGCGTCTCAAGGGAAGGGGCTCGGTTTACGCTTTTTACGACATATTGAACGAAACTCGGTCCTTTTGTTCGTAATACCAGCCAATAGCGATGATATTCGTCAGGAGTATAATACGCTACTGAATGAATTACGTGAATATAATCCAGAATTGATGGATAAAGATCGCTTACTGGCTATCTCAAAAATAGATCTGGTTGACCAGAGTGACATCGCACGGATTAAAGAAACATTACCAAAGAAATTACCAGTAACATTTATATCGGCGGTCAGCCAACTTGGGTTAGATGAATTAAAGGACAGCATCTGGCAGCGCTTAACAGCAAATCCAGAGCCAGCCGAGTAA
- a CDS encoding tetratricopeptide repeat protein — protein MMNNQKKSLLTILFVGAMTAPLMAQDVQTALKDVEAERFAKAGQTLTQLATSSPSAENQFYLGYYYLRSGQIDQAKAAFEKGAAADAKNQLNNIGLAGVALAKKDRATAKTLIDNAISATKSKDQNALIRAGEMYTLEETNDPAEAIRLLTIADEKDKKNENAEIEMLLGDAYFLKNDGGNAISKYENALTITPNLAEANYKIGRLYLRGKNYAKAQEYFKLAVQNDPEFAPTYRAYADALANSRAYKAAATNYELYVQKSGTTDPEQLLDVARYKFLAQDYQGAIAYLDQLKGKINNPIIDRMYGWAYSALGKNNESVESLNRFISTAPQKVIYDDYKYLGRAYAQLGTPEGDSLSIINLEKAAPQDTTENLYREIGEKLYKTKKYDKAATYYAKTIANDKKPQNNDFLWLGLANYQYAPRVGRDSTVAQMDTAQIKQVKQQYYLRADSAFTQMAQRIEADGKKYPLAYYYRAGANYYAYPNDKEKAASLAGPLYEKFIEQAMAPDSSDKTDYKRYLVTSYKALAGFSILKKDDAKAKEYFEKVLAIDPNDESVKKALEGPKEAPAPATPAKPAVKPKTPAKKSTAGK, from the coding sequence ATGATGAACAACCAGAAAAAATCGCTGTTGACCATCCTGTTCGTGGGGGCCATGACTGCTCCATTGATGGCGCAGGACGTCCAAACGGCACTGAAAGACGTGGAGGCTGAGCGATTTGCGAAAGCAGGCCAAACTCTTACGCAGTTAGCCACCAGTTCGCCATCGGCTGAGAATCAATTCTACCTGGGTTATTATTACCTGAGAAGTGGACAAATCGATCAGGCTAAAGCAGCTTTCGAAAAGGGAGCAGCTGCCGATGCTAAAAATCAATTAAATAATATTGGGCTGGCTGGCGTAGCCTTAGCAAAAAAAGATCGGGCCACGGCCAAAACGTTGATTGATAATGCTATTTCCGCAACGAAGAGCAAAGATCAGAATGCGTTGATCCGGGCGGGTGAAATGTACACCCTGGAGGAAACAAATGATCCAGCAGAAGCGATTCGCCTACTCACCATTGCTGATGAAAAAGACAAAAAGAACGAAAACGCCGAGATCGAGATGCTTCTGGGCGATGCGTATTTTTTGAAAAATGATGGTGGTAATGCAATCTCAAAATATGAAAATGCATTAACGATTACGCCAAATCTGGCAGAGGCTAACTACAAAATTGGCCGGTTGTATCTCCGCGGGAAGAACTATGCAAAAGCACAGGAGTACTTTAAACTGGCCGTCCAGAACGATCCAGAGTTTGCCCCTACGTATCGGGCCTATGCCGATGCACTTGCCAACTCCCGTGCCTATAAAGCGGCTGCTACAAACTACGAACTGTACGTGCAGAAGAGTGGTACAACCGATCCAGAGCAATTGCTTGATGTAGCTCGTTACAAATTCCTGGCTCAGGATTATCAGGGAGCCATTGCCTATCTCGACCAATTGAAAGGAAAGATCAACAACCCAATTATTGATCGGATGTATGGCTGGGCTTACTCGGCACTGGGTAAAAACAATGAATCGGTCGAATCATTGAACCGGTTCATCTCGACCGCTCCTCAGAAAGTAATTTATGACGATTACAAGTATCTAGGACGGGCATATGCGCAACTAGGAACACCAGAAGGCGATTCGCTTAGCATTATTAACCTGGAGAAAGCAGCTCCTCAGGATACAACGGAGAATCTGTACCGTGAGATTGGCGAGAAGCTTTACAAGACCAAGAAGTACGACAAGGCAGCAACGTATTACGCGAAGACGATCGCGAACGATAAAAAACCACAAAACAATGACTTCTTGTGGTTAGGTCTTGCCAATTATCAATATGCACCACGCGTAGGTCGGGATAGCACAGTAGCGCAGATGGACACTGCGCAGATTAAGCAGGTGAAGCAACAGTATTACCTACGAGCAGATTCGGCGTTTACACAAATGGCGCAACGAATTGAAGCAGATGGTAAGAAGTATCCATTAGCTTACTACTATCGTGCCGGCGCTAACTACTATGCTTACCCGAACGATAAGGAGAAAGCTGCTAGTTTAGCTGGTCCGCTTTATGAAAAATTCATTGAGCAGGCAATGGCTCCGGATTCTTCGGATAAAACGGACTATAAGAGATACTTAGTAACGTCTTATAAAGCCTTGGCCGGATTCAGTATTTTAAAGAAAGACGACGCCAAAGCGAAGGAGTATTTCGAAAAGGTGCTGGCCATTGATCCAAATGATGAAAGTGTGAAGAAAGCGCTGGAAGGCCCGAAAGAAGCACCAGCACCAGCTACTCCGGCTAAGCCTGCCGTTAAACCCAAGACTCCTGCCAAAAAGAGTACAGCCGGTAAATAA
- a CDS encoding adenylate kinase: MLNLVLFGPPGAGKGTQSEKLIRKYNLVHLSTGDLLRSQIAAGTELGQRAKQLMDQGLLVPDEVVIGMIENKLQENQSAAGFIFDGFPRTVPQAEALDLLLNQHDTQITTMIALVVDDEELTRRLLLRGQTSGRPDDQNEELIRRRVKEYNDKTTPVADYYNQQGKFAAIDGIGDIETIFSLICSKIEQAVS, from the coding sequence ATGCTTAACCTTGTACTGTTTGGCCCTCCAGGTGCTGGCAAAGGAACTCAGAGCGAGAAATTAATCCGCAAATACAATCTGGTTCATTTATCTACTGGCGATTTATTACGTTCTCAAATTGCTGCTGGTACAGAATTAGGGCAGAGGGCAAAGCAATTAATGGATCAGGGCTTGTTAGTACCAGATGAGGTAGTGATTGGCATGATTGAAAATAAGTTACAAGAGAATCAATCTGCCGCAGGATTCATTTTTGATGGATTTCCACGAACTGTTCCTCAGGCAGAAGCGCTGGATCTACTGCTGAATCAGCACGATACTCAGATTACGACCATGATTGCTCTCGTTGTAGACGATGAAGAGTTAACCCGGCGTTTATTGTTGCGAGGGCAAACCTCTGGCCGCCCAGATGATCAGAATGAAGAACTCATTCGACGGCGTGTTAAAGAATATAACGACAAAACTACCCCGGTAGCCGATTACTATAATCAGCAGGGAAAGTTTGCCGCCATCGATGGTATCGGTGATATTGAAACGATCTTCAGTCTTATCTGTAGTAAGATTGAGCAGGCCGTTAGTTAG